The following proteins come from a genomic window of Sinorhizobium fredii NGR234:
- a CDS encoding tartrate dehydrogenase, with the protein MKSYSIALIPGDGIGQDVTDAAWQVLSTVARHSGFTLTATPFPWSCAFYKETGAMMPPDGIETLRRFDAILLGAVGWPAEVPDSVSLHGLLLPIRKAFVQYANIRPHRLLSGVKGPLKAEGFDILCIRENTEGEYSGAGGRVHQGTADEVAVETSIFTRTGVERILRFGFDQARQRRRKLASVTKSNAQKYSMVLWDEITRELAAEYPDVEVTSYHIDAMAARMVMAPESLDVVVASNLFGDILTDLGAAIQGGLGFAASANINPDRSAPSMFEPVHGSAPDIAHLGIANPIAAIWSGAMMLDHLGQARAARKVIEALERTTARGIGTVPGKNRTETITAAVLAALD; encoded by the coding sequence ATGAAATCCTATTCGATCGCACTCATCCCCGGCGACGGCATTGGCCAGGACGTGACCGACGCCGCCTGGCAGGTTCTTTCGACCGTCGCCAGACATTCCGGTTTTACCCTCACCGCCACGCCCTTCCCCTGGTCCTGCGCCTTCTACAAGGAGACCGGCGCGATGATGCCGCCGGACGGCATCGAAACGCTCCGCCGCTTCGACGCGATCCTGCTCGGCGCCGTCGGCTGGCCGGCGGAAGTGCCGGATTCCGTTTCGCTGCACGGCCTGCTGCTGCCGATCCGCAAGGCCTTCGTGCAATATGCCAATATTCGCCCGCACCGGCTGCTCTCGGGTGTGAAGGGGCCGTTGAAGGCCGAGGGCTTCGACATACTTTGCATCCGCGAGAATACCGAGGGCGAATATTCCGGCGCCGGCGGCCGCGTGCATCAGGGCACGGCGGACGAGGTCGCGGTCGAGACCTCGATTTTCACCCGCACGGGCGTCGAGCGAATCCTGCGCTTCGGCTTCGACCAGGCACGCCAGCGTCGCCGCAAGCTCGCCTCGGTGACCAAGTCGAATGCCCAAAAATACTCGATGGTGCTCTGGGACGAGATCACCCGTGAGCTTGCTGCCGAATATCCGGACGTGGAGGTGACGAGCTATCACATCGATGCCATGGCCGCGCGGATGGTGATGGCGCCGGAAAGCCTCGACGTCGTCGTCGCCTCCAACCTCTTCGGCGACATCCTGACCGACCTCGGCGCCGCCATCCAGGGCGGCCTCGGCTTTGCGGCTTCCGCCAATATCAATCCCGACAGGAGCGCCCCATCGATGTTCGAGCCGGTGCACGGTTCTGCACCGGACATCGCCCATCTCGGCATCGCCAACCCGATCGCCGCCATCTGGTCCGGCGCGATGATGCTGGACCATCTGGGCCAGGCAAGGGCCGCACGCAAGGTGATCGAGGCGCTCGAAAGAACGACCGCCCGCGGCATCGGCACCGTGCCCGGCAAGAACAGGACCGAAACCATCACCGCGGCAGTTCTCGCCGCACTCGATTGA